The following proteins are co-located in the Planococcus plakortidis genome:
- the purK gene encoding 5-(carboxyamino)imidazole ribonucleotide synthase: MTRTILPGQTIGIIGGGQLGRMMALAAKEAGFKIAVLDPGMDSPTGQVADIQIVAPFNDSEALEELAEVSDVITYEFENIDVEGLRHLTEIAYVPQGAELIGVTQNRIFEKQAIRKAGVPVADYIEASTFAELNERIDVLNYPFVVKTARGGYDGKGQQIVENADQLTEAEALFQNGDCVAEAFVDFTMEISVVIQRNTLGETAILPIGENVHKNHILHQTIVPARVSEETLTKAKQAAEAIAEHLQMIGTLAVEMFVLPDGEILVNELAPRPHNSGHYSIEATNISQFHQHIRAICGWPLRQPKLWNPAVMINVLGEHVAPLTTKIAHYPDWSIHLYGKDEAKHKRKMGHVTILTEDLNQTLKEIEASGIWPE, from the coding sequence ATGACGAGAACGATTTTACCTGGACAAACAATCGGCATCATCGGTGGAGGGCAATTAGGCCGCATGATGGCGTTGGCTGCAAAGGAAGCGGGTTTTAAAATTGCGGTTTTAGATCCGGGTATGGATTCCCCAACCGGGCAAGTCGCAGATATCCAGATCGTGGCCCCGTTCAATGATTCGGAAGCATTGGAAGAATTGGCAGAAGTAAGTGATGTCATCACCTATGAGTTTGAAAACATCGACGTGGAGGGGCTCCGTCACCTGACTGAAATCGCTTATGTGCCTCAAGGCGCTGAGTTGATCGGTGTTACGCAAAACCGGATTTTCGAGAAGCAGGCGATTCGCAAAGCAGGCGTGCCGGTAGCGGATTATATAGAAGCTTCTACGTTTGCCGAGTTGAACGAGCGCATCGACGTTTTGAATTATCCATTTGTTGTCAAAACCGCAAGAGGCGGATATGACGGCAAAGGCCAACAAATTGTCGAGAATGCGGATCAGTTAACAGAGGCGGAAGCCCTGTTCCAAAACGGGGATTGCGTGGCAGAAGCGTTTGTCGATTTCACAATGGAAATATCCGTTGTTATCCAACGCAATACATTAGGTGAAACAGCAATATTGCCGATTGGGGAAAATGTCCATAAAAACCATATTCTTCATCAAACGATCGTTCCAGCAAGAGTAAGTGAAGAGACGTTAACAAAAGCGAAACAGGCGGCGGAAGCGATCGCGGAGCATCTACAAATGATTGGAACGCTTGCAGTTGAAATGTTCGTGTTGCCAGATGGGGAGATCCTGGTCAACGAATTGGCACCGCGTCCGCATAATTCAGGGCATTATTCAATTGAAGCGACGAATATCTCGCAGTTCCACCAGCATATCCGTGCGATTTGCGGTTGGCCGCTGCGGCAGCCGAAGCTTTGGAATCCGGCTGTCATGATCAATGTGTTGGGTGAGCATGTGGCGCCGCTCACGACGAAAATCGCTCATTACCCGGACTGGTCGATTCATTTATATGGCAAGGACGAAGCCAAACATAAACGCAAGATGGGCCATGTGACCATTTTGACAGAAGATCTGAACCAAACATTAAAAGAAATCGAAGCATCCGGCATTTGGCCGGAATAA
- the purM gene encoding phosphoribosylformylglycinamidine cyclo-ligase encodes MSKAYEKAGVNIEAGYEAVKRMKSHVERTARTGMLGAFGGFGGMFDLSELNLKQPVLVSGTDGVGTKLKLAFMADKHDTIGVDCVAMCVNDIVAQGAEPLFFLDYIACGKAVPEKIEQIVKGVADGCVDAGAVLIGGETAEMPGLYDENEYDIAGFAVGAAEKADIVTGERIQAGDVLVGIASSGIHSNGYSLVRHILLGDEQGSLDGKVVGFEELGTLESLLLEPTKIYAKTVQSIRKQADVHGMAHITGGGFIENLPRMMPEGLGVEIKLGSWPVLPVFDLLKAKGELADRDLYSVFNMGIGFAVAVSEADAQKAIQAAEASGDKAYVIGKVTEIEGVQFRGSQDGTLHEE; translated from the coding sequence GTGTCTAAAGCGTATGAAAAAGCAGGCGTCAATATCGAAGCGGGCTATGAGGCCGTCAAGCGGATGAAATCCCATGTCGAGCGCACCGCACGCACAGGAATGCTCGGTGCATTCGGCGGATTCGGCGGCATGTTCGATTTGTCCGAGCTGAATTTGAAACAACCGGTTCTCGTCTCCGGAACAGACGGTGTCGGCACGAAGCTGAAACTGGCCTTCATGGCTGATAAGCACGATACGATCGGTGTCGATTGCGTCGCAATGTGCGTCAACGACATCGTCGCACAAGGTGCGGAACCTTTGTTTTTCCTCGATTATATCGCTTGCGGCAAAGCGGTTCCCGAAAAGATCGAACAAATCGTCAAAGGCGTCGCGGATGGGTGCGTAGATGCAGGCGCGGTGTTGATCGGCGGAGAAACGGCTGAAATGCCGGGGCTTTACGATGAGAATGAATACGACATCGCCGGTTTTGCGGTCGGCGCTGCCGAAAAAGCGGATATCGTCACAGGGGAGCGCATCCAAGCGGGAGATGTCTTGGTAGGGATTGCTTCAAGCGGCATCCACTCGAACGGTTATTCGCTCGTGCGCCATATTTTACTCGGCGATGAGCAAGGCTCATTGGACGGGAAAGTGGTCGGCTTTGAAGAGCTCGGCACGCTCGAATCCTTGCTGCTCGAGCCGACGAAAATTTACGCCAAGACGGTGCAGTCGATCCGCAAGCAAGCGGACGTTCACGGCATGGCACATATTACGGGCGGCGGATTTATCGAAAACTTGCCGCGCATGATGCCCGAGGGACTTGGTGTTGAAATCAAGCTTGGCTCCTGGCCGGTGCTTCCGGTGTTCGACCTGTTGAAAGCAAAAGGCGAACTGGCAGACCGTGATTTGTATTCCGTGTTCAATATGGGCATTGGATTTGCGGTGGCCGTTTCTGAAGCGGATGCACAAAAAGCGATCCAGGCAGCAGAAGCGAGTGGAGACAAAGCCTATGTGATCGGTAAAGTGACAGAGATCGAGGGCGTCCAGTTCCGAGGCAGTCAGGACGGGACTTTACATGAAGAATAG
- a CDS encoding DUF2179 domain-containing protein, with protein MVLIIFSINIVYVTFFTVRMIMTLKGFRYLAALVSMIEVVIYIVGLGLVLDNLDQIQNLIAYAIGYGSGVVIGSKIEEKMALGYITVNVISNDESDYLPRKLREQGYGVTDWDANGRDGGRQAMQILTPRKMELKLYKTIQEMDPKAFIIAYEPKTIHGGFWVKQVKRGRLFK; from the coding sequence ATGGTTCTAATAATATTTTCAATCAATATAGTCTATGTGACTTTCTTTACTGTCCGGATGATTATGACGCTTAAAGGTTTCCGGTATCTAGCAGCGCTTGTCAGTATGATTGAAGTAGTTATTTATATAGTAGGGCTTGGGCTGGTATTGGATAACCTGGATCAGATCCAGAACTTGATCGCTTATGCGATTGGCTATGGCTCAGGCGTCGTCATTGGTTCTAAAATAGAGGAGAAAATGGCTCTTGGATATATAACGGTTAATGTTATAAGTAACGATGAAAGTGATTATCTCCCACGGAAGTTGCGTGAACAAGGTTACGGTGTAACAGATTGGGATGCGAACGGCAGAGATGGAGGCAGACAGGCTATGCAAATCTTGACTCCGCGAAAAATGGAATTGAAATTATATAAGACGATTCAAGAGATGGATCCTAAAGCGTTTATTATTGCTTATGAACCGAAAACGATCCATGGGGGATTCTGGGTGAAACAAGTAAAAAGAGGTAGGTTATTTAAATGA
- a CDS encoding NETI motif-containing protein has product MSKKTIWFEVQEHETMEDCLNRMQKEGYIAVGRKEEPLFEEINGEPVPVRQIIKFKGNKIEK; this is encoded by the coding sequence ATGAGCAAAAAGACTATTTGGTTCGAAGTGCAGGAACACGAGACGATGGAAGACTGCCTGAATCGAATGCAAAAAGAAGGTTATATAGCTGTCGGGCGTAAAGAAGAACCTTTATTCGAAGAAATTAATGGAGAACCGGTGCCAGTGCGCCAAATTATTAAGTTTAAAGGGAATAAAATTGAAAAATAG
- the purS gene encoding phosphoribosylformylglycinamidine synthase subunit PurS, which yields MKKVKVYVTLRESVLDPQGSAVMGSLHKMGYEEVQDVRIGKYLELVIGDSERDVDALVDELCNRMLANTVIEDYRYEIEEVVSQ from the coding sequence ATGAAAAAAGTAAAAGTGTATGTGACCTTGCGTGAAAGTGTACTCGACCCACAAGGATCTGCTGTAATGGGATCACTCCATAAAATGGGGTATGAAGAGGTACAGGATGTCCGGATCGGCAAATATTTGGAGCTGGTCATCGGAGACAGTGAACGTGATGTCGATGCTTTGGTCGACGAACTCTGTAACCGGATGCTTGCGAATACGGTGATTGAAGATTACAGGTACGAAATCGAGGAGGTTGTCTCGCAATGA
- the purC gene encoding phosphoribosylaminoimidazolesuccinocarboxamide synthase: MEKAQLLYEGKAKRLYKTDEQGILWVEYKDSATAFNGEKKEEISGKGRLNNQITTLLFEKLKEAGIASHFVKQLSESEQLVREVSIVPIEVVVRNIVAGSMAKRLGIEEGNAIEKPVVEFYLKDDELGDPLITDDHVAMLELATEQEVAVLKDKARKINDVLIGFFQDIGVDLVDFKIEFGRDENGEILLADEISPDTCRLWDKETKQKLDKDVFRRNLGNLTDAYELILSRLGGQN, encoded by the coding sequence ATGGAAAAAGCTCAGCTATTGTACGAAGGAAAAGCGAAGCGCCTGTATAAAACAGACGAGCAAGGCATTCTTTGGGTAGAATACAAAGATTCCGCCACAGCGTTCAACGGAGAGAAGAAAGAAGAGATTTCAGGTAAAGGGCGCTTGAACAATCAAATCACCACTTTGCTGTTTGAGAAATTAAAAGAAGCTGGGATCGCTTCCCATTTTGTGAAGCAGCTGTCTGAAAGCGAGCAATTGGTGCGCGAAGTGAGCATCGTACCGATCGAAGTCGTCGTCCGCAATATCGTTGCGGGAAGCATGGCGAAACGCCTTGGCATCGAAGAAGGCAATGCGATCGAAAAGCCGGTCGTCGAGTTTTACTTGAAAGACGATGAGCTGGGCGATCCGTTGATCACGGATGATCATGTCGCCATGCTCGAACTTGCGACGGAACAGGAAGTCGCTGTACTGAAAGACAAAGCGCGGAAGATCAATGATGTGTTGATCGGCTTTTTCCAGGATATTGGTGTAGATTTAGTCGATTTCAAAATTGAATTCGGCCGTGATGAAAACGGGGAAATTCTTTTGGCTGACGAAATTTCACCTGATACATGCAGATTATGGGATAAAGAAACGAAACAAAAACTCGATAAAGACGTATTTCGCCGGAATCTCGGTAACTTGACCGATGCTTATGAACTCATTTTATCTCGACTGGGAGGACAAAACTGA
- the purF gene encoding amidophosphoribosyltransferase has product MLAEIRGLNEECGIFGIWGHTNAAQLTYYGLHALQHRGQEGAGIVSTDGEALRALKGEGMVSEVFTPEKLEQITGTAAIGHVRYATAGGSGIENVQPLLFNSTTGSLAISHNGNLVNATQLKGHLERQGSIFQTTSDTEVLAHLIKRSGYESFEEKAKNALSLLKGAFACLILTEEAMFVALDPNGLRPLSIGKMGDAWVVASETCAFDIVGAEFAHSVEPGEFLIINDDGMRKERFAYPEERSICTMEYVYFSRPDSDIDGINIHSARKRLGKQLAKEVHIEADVVTGVPDSSISAAIGFSEQSGIPYELGLIKNRYVGRTFIQPSQEMRERGVKMKLSPVRQVVNGKRVVMVDDSIVRGTTSRRIVALLKEAGATEVHVVISSPPIKNPCFYGIDISTSGELIAANNTVEEMREIIGADSLTFLSVDGMVQNIGRTDPGSKCGHCLACFTGEYPTNIYPDTVLPHEKEKVK; this is encoded by the coding sequence ATGCTTGCTGAAATCAGAGGCTTAAACGAAGAATGCGGGATCTTTGGCATTTGGGGCCACACCAACGCAGCGCAACTCACGTATTATGGGCTTCATGCTTTGCAGCACCGCGGCCAAGAAGGCGCAGGAATCGTTTCGACTGATGGAGAGGCGTTACGGGCATTAAAAGGCGAAGGCATGGTCAGTGAAGTGTTCACTCCAGAGAAATTGGAGCAGATCACCGGCACTGCAGCAATCGGCCATGTCCGCTATGCAACAGCAGGCGGCAGCGGCATCGAAAATGTCCAGCCTTTGCTGTTCAATTCGACAACGGGCAGCCTGGCGATTTCGCATAACGGAAATCTCGTCAACGCGACGCAATTAAAAGGGCATTTGGAGCGTCAAGGCAGCATCTTCCAAACAACATCCGATACGGAAGTGCTCGCACACTTAATCAAGCGCAGCGGTTACGAAAGCTTTGAAGAAAAAGCGAAAAATGCCTTGTCTTTATTGAAAGGCGCATTTGCATGCTTGATCTTGACGGAAGAAGCCATGTTCGTGGCGCTCGACCCGAACGGTTTACGCCCCTTATCCATTGGGAAAATGGGCGATGCTTGGGTGGTCGCTTCTGAAACGTGCGCATTCGATATCGTCGGGGCGGAATTTGCCCATTCGGTCGAACCGGGTGAATTCCTGATCATCAATGACGACGGCATGCGCAAGGAACGTTTTGCATATCCGGAAGAGCGCTCGATCTGCACGATGGAGTATGTCTATTTCTCCCGTCCGGACTCGGATATCGATGGCATCAATATCCACTCGGCGAGAAAACGGCTCGGCAAGCAATTGGCGAAAGAAGTCCACATCGAAGCGGACGTCGTGACGGGTGTACCCGATTCCAGCATTTCCGCAGCGATCGGGTTTTCTGAGCAAAGCGGCATTCCGTATGAACTCGGGTTGATCAAAAACCGTTATGTCGGCCGGACGTTTATCCAGCCTTCACAGGAAATGCGCGAACGCGGCGTTAAGATGAAGCTATCACCTGTGCGCCAAGTCGTTAACGGCAAACGCGTCGTCATGGTCGATGATTCGATCGTCCGCGGCACGACATCCCGCCGCATCGTCGCTTTATTAAAAGAAGCCGGCGCGACGGAAGTTCACGTCGTCATCAGTTCGCCGCCGATCAAAAACCCTTGTTTTTATGGCATTGACATCAGCACATCCGGCGAATTGATCGCCGCCAACAATACAGTGGAAGAAATGCGTGAAATCATCGGTGCCGATTCGCTGACGTTTTTGTCGGTCGATGGCATGGTCCAAAACATCGGGCGCACCGACCCAGGCTCGAAATGCGGCCATTGCTTGGCATGCTTCACTGGCGAATATCCGACCAATATTTACCCGGATACCGTTTTGCCGCATGAAAAAGAAAAAGTGAAATAG
- the purB gene encoding adenylosuccinate lyase has protein sequence MIARYTRPEMGAIWTEENKYQAWLEVEILACEAWAEIGDIPKEDVAKIRENAGFSVDRILEIEEETRHDVVAFTRAVSETLGEERKWVHYGLTSTDVVDTALSYLLKQANEILRKDLTNFIDILAVKAKEHKMTVMMGRTHGVHAEPTTFGLKLALWHEEMKRNLERFEAAAKSIETGKMSGAVGTYANIDPFVEEYVCKNLGIAASRISTQTLQRDRHAQYMSTLALIASSIEKFATEIRGLQKSETREVEEFFAKGQKGSSAMPHKRNPIGSENMTGLARLIRGYMMTAYENVSLWHERDISHSSAERVILPDATIALNYMLNRFGNIVKNLTVFPENMKRNMDSTLGLIYSQRVLLTLIDKGMAREAAYDTVQPCAMEAWETQTSFRKIVEANDTITSQLTKEELDDCFDYNHHLQQVDMIFNRLELN, from the coding sequence ATGATCGCACGTTATACACGCCCGGAAATGGGTGCCATTTGGACAGAAGAAAACAAATACCAGGCTTGGTTGGAAGTGGAGATCCTTGCATGTGAAGCTTGGGCTGAAATTGGGGATATCCCGAAAGAGGACGTTGCAAAAATCCGCGAGAATGCTGGGTTTTCAGTCGATCGCATCTTGGAAATCGAAGAAGAGACTCGCCACGATGTGGTGGCTTTCACGCGTGCGGTGTCCGAGACACTTGGGGAAGAGCGCAAATGGGTCCATTACGGGTTAACATCAACGGATGTTGTCGATACGGCACTTTCTTATCTATTGAAACAGGCGAACGAGATCTTGCGTAAGGATTTGACGAACTTCATTGATATTTTAGCGGTGAAAGCGAAAGAACATAAAATGACGGTTATGATGGGCCGTACGCACGGTGTACACGCAGAGCCGACGACATTCGGTTTGAAATTGGCGCTTTGGCACGAGGAAATGAAGCGTAACTTGGAACGTTTTGAAGCGGCAGCGAAATCGATTGAAACAGGAAAAATGTCTGGTGCGGTTGGAACGTATGCGAACATCGATCCTTTTGTTGAAGAATATGTATGCAAAAACTTAGGGATTGCTGCATCACGCATTTCCACACAGACTTTGCAGCGCGACCGCCACGCACAGTATATGAGCACGCTCGCTTTGATCGCATCATCCATCGAGAAATTCGCGACAGAAATCCGCGGCTTGCAAAAGTCCGAAACACGCGAAGTGGAAGAGTTTTTCGCGAAAGGGCAAAAAGGATCATCGGCAATGCCGCATAAACGCAACCCGATCGGTTCTGAAAACATGACGGGCCTTGCGCGTCTTATCCGCGGCTATATGATGACGGCTTATGAGAACGTATCGTTGTGGCACGAGCGCGACATCTCGCATTCATCCGCTGAACGCGTCATCTTGCCGGATGCAACGATTGCATTGAACTATATGCTCAACCGTTTCGGCAATATCGTCAAGAACTTGACGGTGTTCCCGGAGAATATGAAGCGCAATATGGATTCTACATTGGGTCTTATCTATTCACAGCGCGTCTTATTGACATTGATCGATAAAGGCATGGCACGTGAAGCGGCTTATGATACCGTGCAGCCGTGTGCAATGGAAGCTTGGGAAACGCAGACTTCGTTCCGCAAAATCGTCGAAGCGAATGACACGATCACCTCACAGCTGACAAAAGAAGAGCTGGATGATTGCTTTGATTACAACCACCACTTACAGCAAGTCGATATGATCTTCAACCGTCTCGAATTAAATTAA
- the purE gene encoding 5-(carboxyamino)imidazole ribonucleotide mutase — MNPRIGIIMGSSSDWETMKHACDVLDELEISYEKKVVSAHRTPDLMFSYAEEARGKGLHVIIAGAGGAAHLPGMVAAKTTLPVIGVPVQSKALNGLDSLLSIVQMPGGVPVATVAIGKAGAINAGLLAAQILGTVDNEVAQALEDRRKHTAQTVLESSGDLV, encoded by the coding sequence ATGAATCCGCGAATCGGCATTATTATGGGAAGCTCAAGTGATTGGGAAACAATGAAACATGCTTGCGACGTTCTGGATGAGTTGGAGATCAGCTATGAGAAAAAAGTGGTTTCAGCACATCGGACACCGGATTTAATGTTCAGTTATGCAGAAGAAGCTCGCGGTAAAGGTTTGCATGTGATCATTGCGGGAGCTGGCGGTGCTGCTCACCTGCCAGGAATGGTTGCAGCCAAAACAACATTGCCGGTCATCGGCGTGCCAGTGCAATCGAAGGCATTGAACGGGCTGGATTCGTTATTGTCAATCGTTCAGATGCCTGGCGGTGTGCCTGTTGCAACTGTTGCCATCGGAAAAGCGGGCGCGATCAATGCGGGGCTCTTAGCTGCGCAAATTCTTGGAACAGTGGATAATGAAGTAGCGCAAGCTTTGGAAGACAGACGCAAACATACTGCGCAAACCGTTTTGGAAAGTTCAGGTGATTTGGTATGA
- the purQ gene encoding phosphoribosylformylglycinamidine synthase subunit PurQ, whose translation MKFAVIVFPGSNCDLDMYHAIKDELGEEAEYVWHDTHDLSGYDGILLPGGFSYGDYLRAGAIARFSGVMDEVRKAAEAGKPVLGVCNGFQILTEAGLLPGMLMRNKDLKFTCRTVSLKVENAHTLFTNEYKEGEEIRIPVAHGEGNYYCDDATYQHLKDNNQIVFTYAEDFNGSRNNIAGIINDRGNVLGMMPHPERAVSDLIGGTDGLPLFRSIVKQWRESHVSHA comes from the coding sequence ATGAAATTCGCAGTGATTGTTTTCCCAGGGTCGAATTGTGACTTGGATATGTATCATGCCATCAAGGATGAACTCGGTGAAGAAGCGGAATACGTCTGGCATGACACGCACGACTTAAGTGGGTATGACGGCATCTTGCTTCCGGGCGGCTTCTCTTACGGGGATTATCTGCGTGCAGGTGCCATCGCCCGTTTTTCAGGTGTCATGGACGAAGTTCGAAAAGCAGCCGAAGCCGGCAAACCGGTTCTCGGTGTCTGCAACGGATTCCAAATCCTCACTGAAGCAGGGTTGCTTCCAGGCATGTTGATGCGCAATAAAGATTTGAAATTCACTTGCCGCACAGTCAGCTTGAAAGTAGAGAACGCCCATACTTTGTTTACGAATGAATACAAAGAAGGCGAAGAAATCCGCATCCCGGTCGCACACGGGGAAGGCAATTATTACTGCGACGATGCGACCTACCAGCATTTGAAAGATAATAACCAAATCGTTTTCACATATGCCGAAGATTTCAACGGCAGCCGCAACAATATTGCGGGCATCATCAACGACCGCGGAAATGTGCTCGGCATGATGCCGCATCCGGAACGCGCCGTGTCCGACTTGATCGGTGGAACCGACGGCTTGCCATTATTCAGATCAATTGTCAAACAGTGGAGGGAATCACATGTCAGTCACGCTTGA
- the purL gene encoding phosphoribosylformylglycinamidine synthase subunit PurL: MSVTLEPNTQQIKEQKIYQQMGLSDAEFKMVEDILGRTPNYTETGLFSVMWSEHCSYKNSKPVLSKFPTKGDHVLQGPGEGAGIVDIGDGQAAVFKMESHNHPSAIEPYQGAATGVGGIIRDVFSMGARPIALLNSLRFGELETPRVKYLFEEVVAGIAGYGNCIGIPTVGGEVQFDASYDGNPLVNAMCVGLIDHKDIQKGVAKGTGNPVMYVGAKTGRDGIHGATFASEELTDASDEKRPAVQVGDPFMEKLLLEACLELVKSDALIGIQDMGAAGLTSSSAEMASKAGSGIEMDLDHVPQRETGMTAYEMMLSESQERMLIVVKQGREPEIVELFEKYGLDAVTVGRVTDDSTLRLKHKGEIVAEVPVDALAEDAPVYHQKSNVPEYYREFQSLPNEEPKVEDHQAALLSLLQQPTIASKEWVYNQYDHQVRTSTVVSPGSDAAVIRVRGTNKGLAMTTDCNSRYIYLDPETGGKIAVAEAARNVVVSGGRPLAITDCLNFGNPEKPEIFWQLEKAADGMSAACLQLNAPVIGGNVSLYNETSGTAIYPTPTIGLVGLVEDLKHVTTQDAKKQGDFVYLVGGTMTEFGGSELQKMVEGRIFGKAPSIDLDVEAQRQSQILSAIQQGLVQSAHDTAEGGVAVALAEKTFGNGLGVEVTLTGSKTTALFSETQSRFLLTVSPEQAEAFEKTVTDARKIGEVTGDRMIVKGEDGAVWIDESVETLRSAWKGAIPCLLKSEA, encoded by the coding sequence ATGTCAGTCACGCTTGAGCCGAACACACAGCAGATTAAAGAGCAGAAAATCTACCAGCAGATGGGCTTGTCAGACGCTGAATTCAAAATGGTGGAAGACATCCTCGGCAGAACGCCGAATTATACGGAGACCGGTTTGTTCTCTGTTATGTGGTCTGAACATTGTTCTTATAAAAACTCCAAGCCGGTATTGTCTAAATTCCCTACCAAAGGCGACCATGTCTTGCAAGGTCCAGGAGAAGGCGCGGGCATCGTCGATATCGGCGACGGCCAGGCAGCTGTATTCAAAATGGAATCCCATAACCACCCTTCGGCTATCGAACCTTACCAAGGCGCAGCGACAGGGGTCGGCGGCATCATCCGCGATGTTTTCTCGATGGGCGCACGTCCGATCGCGCTATTGAACTCGCTGCGCTTTGGCGAACTTGAAACGCCGCGTGTGAAATATCTGTTCGAAGAAGTGGTTGCTGGCATCGCCGGCTACGGCAATTGCATCGGCATCCCGACAGTCGGTGGCGAAGTGCAATTCGATGCTTCTTACGACGGCAACCCACTCGTCAATGCGATGTGCGTCGGCTTGATCGATCATAAGGACATCCAAAAAGGCGTCGCTAAAGGAACCGGCAACCCAGTCATGTACGTCGGCGCAAAAACTGGCCGCGACGGCATCCACGGTGCGACCTTCGCTTCAGAAGAATTGACGGACGCATCCGACGAGAAACGCCCGGCTGTTCAAGTGGGCGATCCGTTCATGGAGAAATTGCTTCTTGAAGCTTGCCTTGAACTCGTGAAATCCGATGCACTGATCGGAATCCAGGACATGGGTGCAGCAGGGCTTACTTCGTCTTCAGCGGAAATGGCGTCCAAAGCCGGATCCGGCATCGAAATGGATTTGGATCACGTCCCGCAGCGCGAAACGGGCATGACGGCTTACGAAATGATGCTGTCGGAATCACAGGAACGCATGCTGATCGTCGTCAAACAAGGACGTGAACCGGAAATCGTCGAGTTGTTCGAAAAATACGGCCTTGATGCCGTGACAGTCGGACGGGTAACGGACGATTCGACTTTGCGCTTGAAGCATAAAGGTGAAATCGTCGCAGAAGTTCCGGTCGATGCACTGGCGGAAGATGCGCCGGTCTATCATCAGAAATCGAACGTTCCTGAATATTACCGTGAATTCCAAAGCTTGCCGAACGAAGAGCCAAAAGTGGAAGATCATCAGGCGGCATTGCTTTCACTCTTGCAGCAGCCGACGATCGCTTCAAAAGAATGGGTTTATAACCAATACGATCACCAAGTACGCACCAGCACAGTCGTATCTCCAGGTTCTGATGCAGCGGTCATCCGTGTACGCGGCACGAACAAAGGGCTCGCGATGACGACGGATTGCAATTCACGCTATATCTACTTGGATCCGGAAACAGGCGGCAAGATCGCTGTTGCGGAAGCGGCGAGAAATGTCGTCGTCTCAGGCGGGCGCCCGCTTGCGATCACGGATTGCCTGAACTTCGGGAATCCGGAAAAGCCGGAGATTTTCTGGCAGCTCGAAAAAGCGGCGGATGGCATGTCTGCAGCTTGTCTTCAATTGAATGCCCCGGTAATCGGCGGAAACGTCTCTTTATATAATGAAACAAGCGGCACTGCAATTTATCCGACACCGACGATCGGGCTTGTCGGGCTGGTCGAAGACTTGAAGCATGTGACGACACAAGATGCCAAGAAACAAGGCGATTTCGTTTATCTTGTCGGCGGCACCATGACAGAGTTCGGCGGCAGCGAATTGCAGAAGATGGTAGAAGGCCGCATTTTCGGTAAAGCACCATCTATCGATTTGGACGTCGAAGCACAGCGCCAATCGCAGATTCTTTCAGCGATTCAGCAAGGCTTGGTCCAATCCGCTCACGATACGGCAGAAGGCGGCGTGGCAGTGGCCTTGGCTGAGAAAACATTCGGTAACGGGCTTGGTGTCGAAGTGACATTGACAGGCTCGAAAACGACAGCGCTCTTCAGCGAAACGCAATCACGCTTTTTGCTCACGGTGTCACCTGAGCAAGCGGAAGCATTCGAGAAAACAGTTACAGATGCACGGAAAATCGGTGAAGTCACGGGTGATCGCATGATCGTCAAAGGGGAAGACGGAGCCGTCTGGATCGATGAATCGGTCGAAACGCTCCGCTCCGCCTGGAAAGGGGCTATACCATGCTTGCTGAAATCAGAGGCTTAA